From the genome of Capsicum annuum cultivar UCD-10X-F1 chromosome 4, UCD10Xv1.1, whole genome shotgun sequence:
CCTGAAGGTGGAAATGCTATGATTGATCCAGATGACGGCACCATAGAAGTATGTGGACCATCATTGGGAACACCACCAGATTCAGAAGGTGAAGGAGCAGGAGCAAACATTGAGTCTGGGCCTACTGATGTAGGTGGGGCAACAAGCGGAGGAAATTGTTGGGATCCTGCAAATTTTTTATTGCGTTAagcaaaagaaacaaaagaacaTTTTTGGCAGTCTAATGAAATGATCTGCTGAAAAGAAGTCAACAAGCTTTAAGTATACTTTGCAGATGTAGTTCTAAATTTTAAAGGTTCTACAGAAAATGAAATGCCTCAAAAGTCAATGTAACTAATTGATTGAATAAGTTGTCTTTCATGTGGTATATTCATATAGAAATTTGTAGCATAATGCATGAGGATGACCAGAACATATTATTAAGCACAACACAGCAGATATTTGTTTATCTGTATGACGGAATATCAATTGAATGCTTACCAGGGCATCGAGGTTGAAGAGATGTGGATAATCTGCATCCAGCACAAGGACATACAAAGTGTCAAAGGCCATAAGCAACAAAAATCAGAGACCACATAGCTAAGAAATTAAGTGCAAAAAATGGAACTATGATACTCACGTAGTGATGATGGTTCCATTAACAACGCCTCCATAATTGCAAGAAGTCACATTGCAACCACCACCAATCTGTTGTACAGTGACATTTCCGAGCATGAGATTGCTGTTCTTGCACTGCATGCTTGAGCAAGAAACTGCAAAGGAAGCTGGCATGCAGTACAAACTGCAAAACAACCAGCAATATCATGATCAGAACTTCCAAAAGACCTGGATAACTGCAAATGAAATTGAAAGCCGATAATCTGCTGACTTACTTCCGGCTCCCTGGTCCACAACTGCATTGCACACAGTGGCTAGCAGTAATAGCATAGCTCCCATTCGCAACAGATAAGGCATAATCTGAGGCAGATCTTGGGAAGCTAGATGTACACGCTGCAGAGAGAGAAAACGACATCTATCATTATCAAACATGTATCATCAAAGAAATTAAGCAGATTAATTTATTGCAATGTGCAAAGGTTCTGCTAAGTTTAGCATAATTAAAGTTATATCCTTGTTTACAAACACTGGATATACAACAATGGAATATTATGGCAGAGAATTTTGTTAATGAAATCTCCAAGCAGATGCTACTAGAGACATTACAACCTTAAGAATAATTAAGAACATGAAACGattaaaattcaaaagaagaaataCTTTTGAACTACAAGAAATGGAAAGAGTATCTGTTTCTGAGTTAACCAAAAACAATATATTACCAAACAATATATTATATCCAATGTACGAACAATGATTCATGTTCTGCTCTTTTAGACACCAAAAACAGTAAAGAAAAACTCTCGACATGATACTCTGGGCTTATGGCCTTGTGCTACAGTAACATGCCTTTTCAAAGAACTTTAAGCATTTCACTTACATCTAGTGACAAGAAGAGATTGTTCCAGGTACACACAACTGCTGATTACATAATCTGACGTATTGAATGATGAAGTATAACCATACTGGTCATCCTAAGCAGTTTtcatccaaaaataatatcaaacttGTATTCGTATTTGCTTCATAAGCCTTAGCATGACATCAACTATTAAAAGTAATTAAGTAACTTCAGTTATAACCATTGTCTAAATAAAGTCCTAGCTTGCTCACAACTGATTGCTTGATTAGATTACAGAAGGGAAAAAAGGAAGGCATGAAGGAGGATTCTTATGTTGGACATGAAATCGTCATTAGTTCAAATTACATCCTATATATGCATTAGAAGGTTATATCGAACCTTCTTTCATATGTACTACATCCACAAAACCACATCGAACAAATTTACCAATAGCATGACATGCATGCCTCTCAGCAAAATTGGCCCTTCGAAAGGAGAGTACCAAGAAGCTACATTAAATGTAGATGCACATTCTTCATAATATGTTTCCTACCCATTCAAAATTACTTATATAGCTTGAATAATCCAAGTTCCTTTCATTCTAAGTACATGAAAATCCAATTAATCATGCATATGCATATGGTATACATACGGTGAATACAATAGATGGAAAATCAAACACTTTGACACCCTACATAGgcataaacacacacacacaacaacaacaacaacaataactacaACATACCCACTATAATCTCACTTGGAGTTTGGGGAAGGTAGAGTGTAtgtagaccttacccctacctcatagATATAGAAAAGTTGTTTCCGATACACCCTcggcttaaaaaaaaaaaaaaaaaaagcatttcAAAACAGTTTGAAAAGGGGAACACATAAATGAAAGCAGTAGCAACAATGATATAATGTGAAATGGAAAACAGTACGAAAGAAACACATATAAACAGACAGAAAGAAAgcagaaaaacaaagaaaaagagagtGAGTTGCTGACCAGACAAGGGAATTGAAAGAATGTCACCCTCCTTAATAGAAGGAGCCCCTAATGCATTGACATTCATAAGGTCAGTGAGAGTGGTGGAGTACCTAGCAGCAATCCCTGCAAGAGTATCTACAGGTCTAACAACATAGGACATGTAAATAGCAGGAAGATTATTATCAGTCCCATTATAGCAAGTACAAGGAAGAGGAATCCAAAGGTTGGCTCCAACACTGAGCACTGAAGGGTCAGGACCCACAGCATTGGGGTTTCCTTCCTTGATCTGGTCAGCAGAAACAAGACCACCATAGATAGTGTCAGCAATCAAAGACAGAGTATCAGAAGGCCTAGTCTTGTAATGAACAAAGGCAGACTTAAAGATCCCATCCACACAAGAACAAGTAATAGGGACTTTAAGGAATAACTTAGCTGGAAGTATATGGTTTTCAACATCTGGGTATGAGATATCAATAGCATTTGTAGTGAGAAGAGAGATCGGGTCGGCCTGAAAGAGTGAGGCCACTTCAGAAACCTTAAGGTCAGTATAAAGAGAGTAACCAAGAAGGGAAGAGCATGTGTCAGAGTTGGAACATGGCTcaatagtagattttgaggttgtGGGGTGGATGAAGCTCAAGCTCAACAGCAGGAACAAGAAATGTAGCATTTTTCCCAGACAAACTTTGGTACCTCTGTACACTAATTTTCTTGCTTAGCAGAAacacacacaccaaaaaaaaagaattcttgaTTGTGTTTCAGTAGAAGAAAAATGGGAGGATTTGGGATTGGAGAGAGTAAAGAGGTTTCTTGAATAGGGTGGGGAGGGGTACGGAGTGAAAGTGATGAGGGCCAGCGGCAGGGGATGGAGGTTTTTTGGTAAGGGAAGAAAGAAAGTATAGtttaatttgaaagaaagaagCAAATTGTGGAAAAAGCAAATGGAGGAGACAAAGGTGCAGCATAAAGTGTGCGCCGGTTCATCCAGACAGTCTTTAGTCGCAATCTTGGTCTTTGGGCTTTTTTTACCAATTCTTGCTTTCCCTATTTTGCCCTTATTATGATTGGTACTTATTTGATtggatataaaatttaaataattaaaaaatatttttataattttaaattaaatatatgtatgatTCCATTAAATATTACTCCAATCTTAAACAtatcacatgaaaaattaaaattgaaaaattattaattaaatataaaatgcTACTATCTTTctctaaatataataaaagaaagtTATACACATAAACCCAACAActaaaaaaaagctaaaatttacataaatatatatcttaagttataattattatataatattccGTATAACAAAACTAGTTACACATATTTcaaattaatcataaaatattCCATCTTTTATACTTTCTCTATCTAAAAATCTCATACATATCAAACACCATCTTTAGATCGACTAATGCTCCTTATTTATGCCTAAAATCAAGCAATGATTATCTGGCGGTTTCAAGatttaaaaattcaaacattAACTGATCAAATTGTTCAACTTCATTATCTTCTTCAATTACTTTTgaggtttgtttaatttttttcaactttactaaaTCAAATTTTTTCGATTTTCATTGTTGCATGTGTGTagttctcaaaatctcaacatggTAATGACATTTCGGTGTgagctttattttatttcttaatttttcaactaTTCCAAATCAaagatttttgaattatttttttcatgtgcTTGATTCTCAAAATCTAAGTATTGTAATGGAGTCTGATCCGagctttagtttaggacttagttAGTTACATGTTAAAGAACAAATAATTTTTGTTGTTGGATTTGTTCCTAAAAAGTTCGATTATGAAGATTTCAATTTCACAGAGATAAGtatatttgattaatttcttaataagtatatatatggatttatttgattaatttattaattatgatttatttgataaaactagatttagatattccccaaaatattatttaaatgaataacgtacaaaaatataaagaattaaagtaaataatatctgaaaaatgtaaagaattaaaaataaggatagaaaggctacaatataacataattgtcggagttagtaaaaactcaataaatgcacaaaaagaagaaatatcaaatttagaattaataatagatagtctagaatatacataccaacatgatgtattaataattaaataaaaaatgaacaaagaagaatttataatagacgaaaaaatatatgaaaatcacgaaggattaaaaataaaaatagtgctTTCTAATTTAggtagaaggtataagaaaataggtgaacatttatatttaatgttataaaaagaagaattaaaattagaagataaattgacagctatggtgagaatagaaaaagaaaacgaagaaataaatagaaagaaagaaagggaaaaaataaaacaacaaactacaaaagaaataagaaaaatagaagaaacaaaaaatagtaggattgctgaattagaaaaagaactaaaaatgctaaaagatctgtatgaaaaaagacagcaagaaaaagaagaaaaagataaagaacaaaaattattaaatgagataaatcaattaaaagaaaaattaaaaatagacaataaagaaataaaaatcaaggaattagaaattaatacaatagatgttgaagaaacagataattatgattcgaaagatagtgaaatatatacagaaatcttaacaaatacaaaaaatttaggaatcaatggaaaagaagaagtaataaatgaagaaaacttagaaaatataaacaca
Proteins encoded in this window:
- the LOC107868069 gene encoding lysM domain-containing GPI-anchored protein 1, encoding MLHFLFLLLSLSFIHPTTSKSTIEPCSNSDTCSSLLGYSLYTDLKVSEVASLFQADPISLLTTNAIDISYPDVENHILPAKLFLKVPITCSCVDGIFKSAFVHYKTRPSDTLSLIADTIYGGLVSADQIKEGNPNAVGPDPSVLSVGANLWIPLPCTCYNGTDNNLPAIYMSYVVRPVDTLAGIAARYSTTLTDLMNVNALGAPSIKEGDILSIPLSACTSSFPRSASDYALSVANGSYAITASHCVQCSCGPGSRNLYCMPASFAVSCSSMQCKNSNLMLGNVTVQQIGGGCNVTSCNYGGVVNGTIITTLSTSLQPRCPGSQQFPPLVAPPTSVGPDSMFAPAPSPSESGGVPNDGPHTSMVPSSGSIIAFPPSGGPSGSASSASLLNPFVSFPLAVFLCLSMKYAISHPL